A stretch of DNA from Microbacterium sp. LWS13-1.2:
GGGCCGCTTCACGAGTCGCTGAACATCGCCGCGATGTCGCGACTTCCCATCGTTTTCGTGTGTGAGAACAACGGATGGAGCGTGAACACCCCGCCGGAGCGATCGCTTGTCTCGTCGGTGGTGGAGCTCGCCGCCGGATACGGCGTCGAAGGCATCACCGTCGACGGCAACGATGTGCTCGCGGTGCGAGCCGCAGCCCTGTTCGCGGTCGATCGTGCGCGAAAGGGCCTCGGCCCCACCATGATCGAAGCGACCACCTTCCGGCGGACGGTGCACGCGACCCGCGGCCCCGCCCCGGCCGACTCCCGCGATCCCGAACTGCTGGAACGCTGGATCCGGCGCGACCCGCTCGACCGGTTCCACGACGTGCTCGTGGAAGCAGGCGTGATGACGAATGCCGAGGCGATTGCGCTGGCAGATTCCGTGGAGGCGCAGATGGCCGCCGCTGTCGAGTTCGCCCGCAACAGCCCATTCCCCGAGTTGTCCGAAGCCTTTGAGGATGTGTGGGCATGACCGCTCTTACGTATGCCGCAGCGCTCGACGAGGCGATGGCCGACGCGATGCGCGCGGACGACCGCGTATTCCTGATGGCGACGAACCCGGCCGCGCGGCTCCGGTCGGAGTTTGGCGCCGACCGCGTCCGTGAGATGCCCATCGCCGAGTCCGCGATGACCGGGATGGCGATCGGCGCCGCCGCGTCGGGCCTTCGCCCAATCCTGCACTTCTCCGCAGTGAATTTCAGCTTCGTTGCTTTCGACCAGATGGTCAACCAGGCTGCCCGCATCCGCTACATGTTCGGAGGGCAGCGGGAGTTCCCGATCGTCTTCCGCGCCCGCTACCTCAACGGGACGCGCTCAGCTGCTCAACACTCGCAGACCGGCTATGCATACTACGCCCACGCCGGCGGCATCAAGCTCGTGGTTCCCTCAGGCGCTGCCGATGCCGCAGTGCTCTTCGGCGCCGCGATCCGTGACCCCAACCCCGTCATGATCTTCGAGCCCGACCGTCTGCATCCGCTTGTCGATGATGAATCGGTGCCGCCGGCCGGTCCCGCGGAGCTCGGCCGGGCGCTCATCTCGCGCCCTGGCGCCGATGTCACCGTCGCCGCGATCGGATACATGGTGAAAGAGGCCTTGCGGGCCGCCGACGCGCTCGCAGAGGAGGGCATTTCGGCGGAGGTGATCGACCTCCGCACGGTCGCGCCACTGGATTTGCCGACGATCGCTGAGTCGACGAGTCGCACGGGACGGCTGGTGGTCGTCGACGAATCCATGCCGATGTGCTCCATCGCGTCGGAAGTGATCACCGCGGTCGTCGAGTCGCCCGATGTCTTCGCGCGCTTGAGCGCGCCACCGCTGCGTATCACCACCACACCGACCCCGGTTCCCTATAGCCCGCCCCTCGAGGACTACGTCCTTCCGGGAGCTGCTCACATCATCGACGGCGTCCGCCGGGTCGTCGGATCAGACGTCCGATGAAGTTCTCGAGAGAGCAGGGTTTCCTTCTGCCCGGGATCAACGACCGCGTGGCGGTCGTTACGGGCGGTGCTCGTGGTATCGGCGAGGCGATCGCCCTCCTATTGTCAGACCAGGGTGCGGATGTGCACGTGCTCGATCTCACGCTTCCCCTCAAAGGGGAACGACACCCCTCGCTGACCTATCACATGTGCGATGTCGGCGACGCCAACTCCGTGGACGCCGCGTTCACCGAGATCGAGGGCGTGGCGGGAAGTGCGGAGATCCTCATCAACAACGCCGGCATCCTCCGCCAGGTGGAGTTCGAGCGCACGTCGCTCGCCGACTGGGAGCGTACGCTGCGCGTGAACCTCACGGCGGGCGTCCTGTGCACCCAGCGGGTACTTCCCGGCATGCGTCGTGATCGCTACGGCCGCATCGTCTTCATCGGTTCCAGCGCCGGCAAGCAGGGGGGTGGTCCGGGCCTGGCGGCGTACGCGGCGTCCAAGGCCGGGGTGCTGTCGCTGGCGAAATCGCTCGCCAAGGACTACTCGCGCGAGGGCATCACCGTCAACGCAATAGCCCCGGCCGCCATCGCGACCGAGATGATCCGCAACCTGTCCGGGTTTGATGGCGGAGACTCGCTTCCCATCGGCCGGCTAGGGGACCCGGATGAAGTGGCGGCAGCGACCGCCTTTCTCTCCTCATCCGCGGGCGCCTTCATCACCGGGGAAATCCTCGACGTCAACGGCGGCTTCATCGTCGACTGACCTGGCCATTTGACACGCATAAGGGAGACTTTCTTGACCATCACGCAGCACCTGCCCAACGACGCCGACACCTCGACCTCCGTCACGATCTCGGGGGGTGAAGCCGTCGCTCGAATGTTCGCGGCCTTCGATGCCGGCCCCATCTTCGGCATGGGAGGTTTCCAACTACTGCCGTTCTACGATGCGGCCCGTCGGCTCGGCCTCGCGCACCACTTGATCAACGACGAGCGCACCGGAATTTTCGCCGCCGATGCGTACGCCAAAGCGTCGGGTCGCGTCGGACTTGTCGACGCGACGCTCGGTCCCGGCGCCACCAATCTCGTGACGGGACTGGTCGAAGCTTTCAACGCGGGAACGCCAATCGTGGCTCTCGTCGGCGACTCGCATCGTCAGCACTCGTGGAAGAACATGACGCAGGAAACGCGCCAGCTCGACATCCTGCGGCCGGCAGTGAAAGACATCATCCGCATCGAGATGGGCTCGCGCATTCCGGAGTTGGTGCGCCGCGCCTTCGCCGTCGCGACATCTGGGCGGCCCGGACCCGTTGTGCTCGATCTTCCCGAAGACATCTCGCACGACATGTTCGAATACGAGCTGCAGGAGTTCTCCGCGCCCGTCGAGAACCAGCGGATCCCGGCATTCCGCTCGCACCCCGACGCCGCTCAGGTAACCATCGCCGCGGAGCTGATTGCGACCGCGCGCACCCCGATCGTATTGGCCGGCGGGGGAGTGCACCTCTCCGACGCGACCGCGGCGGTGACACAGTTCGCGCACGCGCTCAACATCCCCATCGCCCACACCCTCACGGGCAAGGGTGCACTCGCGTGCATCGATCCGCTCAGCGCGGGCCTGTTCGGGCGTTACGACCGAATTGCGAACACCCTCATCGCGGAATCCGACCTCGTGATCGTCGTCGGTTGCAAGCTCGGCGAGATCGCGACGAAGCGCTATTCGATCCTCGACGGCAAGAGATTGATCCACCTGGACTCCACTCCGGAGGAGTTCCGACGCACGACCGAGACTGAAGTCGTGCTGTGGGGCGATGCGCGCGCCGGGGTTCTCGACATCCTCGCGGCCATCGGCTCACGGGCGAAAGGGATATCGGACGCGAATGCCGCGTACGCGGCGGAAGTCGCCAAGCGAATGGCGCAGTGGCGCGTGGACGTATCTGGCCGCCTGGACACCAATGAGACACCCGTCGCAATGGGTCGCCTGCTCACGGAGATTAACGCGATCCTCCCTGAGGACGGCTATCTCATCGCTGACGGCGGTTTCGCCGCCCACTGGGGCGGACTGTTGTTCGACACCAAGCGCCCCGGCCGATCGTTTATCGCCGATCGCGGCTTTGCTTCCATCGGATATGGTCTGCCTGGCGCGATCGGGGTGTCGCTCGCCGCACCCGGCCAGGCTGTGGTCAGCATCACCGGCGACGGCGGGTTCAATATGGCACTCGGTGACCTCGAGACGGCGCTGCGCGTAAATGCGAACTTCACGGTCATCATCGTCAATAACGCCGCTTCCGGCTACATCAAGGCGCTGCAACATCTTGTCTATGGTGAAGGCTCGTATCACGCTTCTGACCTGGTCGAGATGGACTATGCCGCCATCGCCACCTCGATGGGCGCTCACGGTATCCGAGTCGACGACCCGGCCGATCTGGCGGAAGCTCTCGCCACCGCAATCGCCACTCCAGGGCCGAGCGTTTTGGACGTCGTGGTCACGCGTGATCCCGCGAAGATGCTGCCCGGTGTCGACAGTCGTGCAGTCACGATCAAGAAGGGGGACCGGATTGCATGAACGCGCAGGAGGTTCTGGGTTCCTACCTCCGCAACCTCCGCGCCGGCAACATCGACGCGGCGCTGTTGGAACTTCACGGAGGACACCTTGTAGTCGCACGGCGCCTACGATCCTGGCATCCGGGTCGGACCGGCTCCCGCGTCGAGGCACAGGCAACGCGGAGCTACGAGACACGTGGCTTCTGCGTAGTGAGCGTGACTGGCAGCGGGGCGTTCTGCGCCGGTGCCGACCTCAAGGAGCTCGTTGAGATCGTGACGCGGATGCCGTGCGCGCCGAGTTCGACGACCTTGAGCAGCGAGCACGGAACCTCGATCCCGATGGGTATGAGGGGGTCCTCCTTACGCGCGCTTGCTCTCGACACGTTCCCAGCGCAGGTGGCCGATGAGTGTCGACTCGCGTCGGTTACCCGGCGCCGTAGACATAGGCGAGGGAGGAGTCATGCCAAAGGTCAAGGTCGCGATCATCGGATCCGGGAGCATCGGCACGGATCTGATGTTCAACGTGTTGCTGCTCAGCGACATCCTCGAGATGGGTGTGATGGTCGGTAACGATCCGGCCTCCGACGGTCTAGATGTACTGACCCGGATCGTTGTTGACGTAGGAGAGGCCTCCGGGGTCGAGTTGAAAGCTCGGCCGCATCCCCGACGGCGGTGGCTGGCGGATGCACGGCCGCAGCGAGAAGGTCCGCGGCCGCGGAATCGGCTACGACTACGTCCACACCGCGATCGACGACCACTCCCGCGTCGCCTACGCGGAGACCCACGACGACGAGAAAGGCACCACCGCAGCCGGGTTCCTGGAACGCGCGATCGCGTTCTACGCCGACCTCGGCGTCACCGTCGAACGCGTCATCAGCGACAACGCGTTCGCCTACAGAAAGTCGGCCGCGTTCCATGCTGTCATCGACGCGCACGGCATCACCCAGAAGTTCATCCGTCCCCATTGCCCCTGGACCAACGGGAAGGTGGAGCGGCTGAACCGCACCCTCGCGAGCGAATGGGCATACGCCCGAGCCTGGACCTCGAACACCGCTCGCGCGGCGGCCTTGCCCGCCTGGTTGGACTACTACAACCTAGACAGGCGCCACCTCGGCATCGGAGGCAAGACCCCCATCGACCGAATCAACAACGGTCGAGGTCAGTACATCTAGAGCCCTCGCGCCGCCTCGGAATCGAGACGACAGCCGACGGCGTTGCGGCCGCACGGCAAGCTGCTGGTCGACCTCACCCTCGCGGCCATCGGCCCCACCTCATGCCGGCAGTGAACCTTGCCGAGCAGAAAAGCGCCGAGAACGTCAACATGGTCAGGTGCGGAGGTCAGGCGACCATCCCGGTCGTGGCGGCAGTCGGCTCGGTCGTCCCCGTCCTCCACGCCGAGGTCGTCGCATCCATCACTTCGAAGTCGGCTGGCCCCGGCACCCGCGCGAGTATCGATGAATTCACCGAGAGCACGTCCGCCGCCGTCACGAAGGTGGGCGGGGCCGCTCGTGGCACGGCCATCATCATCCTGAACCCGGCCGAGCCGCCCACGATCATGCGCGACACCGTGCTCGCCGTGACCGACCGCTTCGATGACGGAGCTCGCGCGGATGTGGAGTCCGCGGTCCTGCGGCAGATAGCCGCTGTGGCGGAGTGCGTCCCGGGATACCGTCTGAAGCAGGCTGTGCGATTCACCGACGAGGGCGACGAACTCGACCCGCCCGTGCCCTCCACTCGAAGAAGCGGCAGATATACGAGCATCACCGTCATCCTCGAGGTGACTGGTGTCGCGATGTACCTGCCCGCGTACGCCGGCAATCTCGACATCATGACGTCGGCGGCAGTACGTACGGCCGAGCATCTCGTCACCGTCCGCCGGGAGGGCGCGACGTGAGCCCATGCTCTACCTACAAGACGTGACGCTGCGCGACGGTCTGCACGCCGTGCGCGCCATCGCATCCCGCCCGAAATTGGCCGCCATCACCCGCGCTCTGGACCCTTCCGGGATCGACGCGGCCGCGCGCAGTTGCGGAGCGCAACTCAGCGAGAGCGATGGCCCGGCGGGTCGACTCGGACATCGCGGCGCGCGGGTCAGACCTGGCTGGAACGCTCGGTAGCGGTTGCAGGGGTGGTTCCCACGCCGACGATGTCTGGGCTTGCGTGCGCGTGTATGTAGTGACGCGGCGACCAGTTCGACCGACCGTGTAGAGGGTGATGCTACCGGGGCTTGGACGTTCCCGTCATGACTCGATACATCGTGCCGTAACTCCGCAAACCAGACCAACTCGCCGACCACATCGTTCCGGCAAAACGCGGTAGGCTGGTCGGAGTGTCTGACAATCAGGATGGGTGGGTGGTGTCGGTGGAAATGGCCTTGCTGAAGGTGGTGCCGGCGCCGACGCTGCGCGAGAAGATTGCCGACAGCATTCGCGAGGCGATTACCGAAGGCAATCTGCTGCCGGGTCAGCGACTGGTGGAGCGAGAGCTGTGCGAGATGACGGGCGCGTCGCGCTCGTCGATTCGTGAGGCGCTTACCCAACTGCTGAGCGAGGAACTTGTCGTCAGCGTACCGAACCGCGGCTTCGTCGTGGCCGTACTCAGCCTGCCCGAGGCGCAGAGCCTCTACGAAGTTCGTGCAGAGCTCGAAAGCCTTGCCGCCCGTCAGTTCGCTGAGAGGGCAAGCGACGAGGATGTGAGACGCCTGAGCGCCGTCGTCACAGACCTCACCGCCTTGTACGACGAAGCCGATGCCGATCCCTTCATCCGGGCGCGAGATCAGTTCATGGAGGTGCTGCTGGCAGGCACCCGTAACCGTGTTCTCGAGGCGATGATCGATCAGATCTACACCAGATTGCGTCGCCTACGCTGCGCGTCAGCATCCAGTATCGCGCGGCGCCGCGAACTGATTGCCGAATTCCAACAGCTTTATCGTGCGCTGGAAGGGCGAGACGGCGAGCAAGCAGCGCGGCTCTCCGCTGACCGCGTCCGCAGGTCGTTCGAGGTGGCCATCCCGCAGATCGAGATGCAGACAGTCAGCGATGAGCTCGAGGCCGCGAAAGCCGCTCACATGGTCGGTGTGCGCTAGAGAATCGCCAACGGGTTCACGGGTGAGCCCGTGCCTCCTTCCACGACCAGCGGGGCCGCGATGAAGGCGAACTCGTAAACGCCTCGGCGTGCGCACTCGTCAGCCAACGCTGAGAGCTCACAGTGGTCCACGAGTGCGACACCGAAAGCAAACGTTGCCCCGTGAACCGTCCACGGGATTCCCCACTCGTTGGGCATCTGGTCCTGCATGTCCCATCCCAGCACCGCGATGTCACGGTCGCGAACGAACTTCAGGCATGATCCGTGCAGCCCGGGACGGCGGGGCTGCCCATCGGCCGTTAACTCGGAACCCCACGGCGGGTGCTCGCGATCCCAGCGGTCTCTGCCCGAGTACACGAGTGCAGCGTCACCAGGCTGCACGTCGACGCGTTGGTGGGCGGCAACCGCGTCAAGTTCTTCTCCGGTCACCGGTCGTTGATGCGTCACGTAAGGCTCGCCTCGGAAGCGAGTGACATCGAGCAACACACCGCGGGTGATGATCCCGTCACGCCATTTGTCGATCGCGCCCCAGCTGCTTCCTGTATGGCCCAGGACCTCTGCGGGATTCTTCCCACCCCACATGCCCTCGTCGTCCCAGGTGTGACACAGTGCGTCGATGTGCGTGGACACCATGCCGTGATAGTCGATGCCGTAGAAGTCGCGGGCGGCACC
This window harbors:
- a CDS encoding thiamine pyrophosphate-dependent dehydrogenase E1 component subunit alpha, producing MNEYTPGVQPLAADREESLRLYRQMLLMRRFEETVLELMVRTPLEIEGPVHPYIGEEAIAAGVCAALTLSDKIMSTHRGHGHCIGKGGDPDRMMAELFGRVDGYCKGKGGSMHIADFDIGMLGANGIVAAGIPIATGAALAELLQGSGNVVACMFGDGAAAAGPLHESLNIAAMSRLPIVFVCENNGWSVNTPPERSLVSSVVELAAGYGVEGITVDGNDVLAVRAAALFAVDRARKGLGPTMIEATTFRRTVHATRGPAPADSRDPELLERWIRRDPLDRFHDVLVEAGVMTNAEAIALADSVEAQMAAAVEFARNSPFPELSEAFEDVWA
- a CDS encoding transketolase C-terminal domain-containing protein gives rise to the protein MTALTYAAALDEAMADAMRADDRVFLMATNPAARLRSEFGADRVREMPIAESAMTGMAIGAAASGLRPILHFSAVNFSFVAFDQMVNQAARIRYMFGGQREFPIVFRARYLNGTRSAAQHSQTGYAYYAHAGGIKLVVPSGAADAAVLFGAAIRDPNPVMIFEPDRLHPLVDDESVPPAGPAELGRALISRPGADVTVAAIGYMVKEALRAADALAEEGISAEVIDLRTVAPLDLPTIAESTSRTGRLVVVDESMPMCSIASEVITAVVESPDVFARLSAPPLRITTTPTPVPYSPPLEDYVLPGAAHIIDGVRRVVGSDVR
- a CDS encoding SDR family oxidoreductase, which produces MKFSREQGFLLPGINDRVAVVTGGARGIGEAIALLLSDQGADVHVLDLTLPLKGERHPSLTYHMCDVGDANSVDAAFTEIEGVAGSAEILINNAGILRQVEFERTSLADWERTLRVNLTAGVLCTQRVLPGMRRDRYGRIVFIGSSAGKQGGGPGLAAYAASKAGVLSLAKSLAKDYSREGITVNAIAPAAIATEMIRNLSGFDGGDSLPIGRLGDPDEVAAATAFLSSSAGAFITGEILDVNGGFIVD
- a CDS encoding thiamine pyrophosphate-binding protein, whose product is MTITQHLPNDADTSTSVTISGGEAVARMFAAFDAGPIFGMGGFQLLPFYDAARRLGLAHHLINDERTGIFAADAYAKASGRVGLVDATLGPGATNLVTGLVEAFNAGTPIVALVGDSHRQHSWKNMTQETRQLDILRPAVKDIIRIEMGSRIPELVRRAFAVATSGRPGPVVLDLPEDISHDMFEYELQEFSAPVENQRIPAFRSHPDAAQVTIAAELIATARTPIVLAGGGVHLSDATAAVTQFAHALNIPIAHTLTGKGALACIDPLSAGLFGRYDRIANTLIAESDLVIVVGCKLGEIATKRYSILDGKRLIHLDSTPEEFRRTTETEVVLWGDARAGVLDILAAIGSRAKGISDANAAYAAEVAKRMAQWRVDVSGRLDTNETPVAMGRLLTEINAILPEDGYLIADGGFAAHWGGLLFDTKRPGRSFIADRGFASIGYGLPGAIGVSLAAPGQAVVSITGDGGFNMALGDLETALRVNANFTVIIVNNAASGYIKALQHLVYGEGSYHASDLVEMDYAAIATSMGAHGIRVDDPADLAEALATAIATPGPSVLDVVVTRDPAKMLPGVDSRAVTIKKGDRIA
- a CDS encoding GntR family transcriptional regulator; this translates as MSDNQDGWVVSVEMALLKVVPAPTLREKIADSIREAITEGNLLPGQRLVERELCEMTGASRSSIREALTQLLSEELVVSVPNRGFVVAVLSLPEAQSLYEVRAELESLAARQFAERASDEDVRRLSAVVTDLTALYDEADADPFIRARDQFMEVLLAGTRNRVLEAMIDQIYTRLRRLRCASASSIARRRELIAEFQQLYRALEGRDGEQAARLSADRVRRSFEVAIPQIEMQTVSDELEAAKAAHMVGVR
- a CDS encoding cyclase family protein; translated protein: MSPRSSRADILRELHGRRNWDRWGPDDEKGALNLITPQKRIAALSLAKTGDVFSLSRPFPTEPGPTNPYPAQHYLRTERRVGGGAARDFYGIDYHGMVSTHIDALCHTWDDEGMWGGKNPAEVLGHTGSSWGAIDKWRDGIITRGVLLDVTRFRGEPYVTHQRPVTGEELDAVAAHQRVDVQPGDAALVYSGRDRWDREHPPWGSELTADGQPRRPGLHGSCLKFVRDRDIAVLGWDMQDQMPNEWGIPWTVHGATFAFGVALVDHCELSALADECARRGVYEFAFIAAPLVVEGGTGSPVNPLAIL